In Suncus etruscus isolate mSunEtr1 chromosome 9, mSunEtr1.pri.cur, whole genome shotgun sequence, the genomic window TTAGAAATCAAATTTTTAGATATCAAATTTATGTCCCAAAAGGAGTTACAATACCTTCCTAAACTGTAACAACCACTAACATAAGAGATTTTTACTAATTGCTTTGCCAATTAAGTATAGTAAAACacaaataccgtattttctggcgtataagacgaccccctaattttacagttaaaacatatgtttaggcctatattcgctgtataagacagaacgttcctgtgctgcaactggatttaccacagtgagccaatcacaacaagcaaaggttcaaagattatactgtaacagacttcctctctgactctggccaatctgagcagactttttacagttCAGATTTGGGTACATaatattgtataatttgcatgcataaaaagcctgctggattggctgagttagagaggcagtccgagcagccttgcagtgattggtgcaggatcgagttgtaAAACTCGTAtggtggcaatatccagacaattttcgtttagcggcatatcaaaacgtcggcgtataagacaaccccctgatttttggttgatgttttttgtttcaaaagtcgtcttatacgctggaaaatatagTACAAAACAGGAGAGAAATACTTAAATTACTGTTGTGTGTTGAAGTAGACTTAAGCCCAGCGTGTCTCTAATTCTGGGTACCAACTTTTTAAACaataaggtattttatttttgggccacatcttggtagtgctcagggcttattcctaactgcactcagggatcagcactggaaggctcaggaaccatatagggtccCGGGATCAGACTTGGGTTgaagcaaggcaaatatcttcccTGCTAAACTACTGCTCTGGAccctaaaaataagatattttattttattttttggtcttttgggccacatccggcagtgctcaggggttacttctggctctgcacttagaaaccgctcctggctggattgggggactataagggatgccggaaatcaaacccacatccctcctgggttggccacatgcaaggcaaatgctctaccgctgtgctatctctctggccccccaaaataagatattttaaagaagaaaaaattttctttgtcCTTCTAAAGTCTTGGCCTGCCACCGTATAGTAAAGGCAGATTACAGTTAAGTGAAAGACAACTGTTAATTAATGTGAATACCTTCTGTATACATAGCAGATATGGTGGGGCGAGGAATGAGTACCTTAAAAGAGATGTCTTCAAACTCTGGGTTATATATCATGTTCAGTAAAGAAGAATTATTTATGGACAAACAGGACAAAAGAGCAATTTGGGCTGGatttgggctggagagctagtataggGGCTAAAGCATTTGTTTTGAATAGGTGACCAACCCCAGTACTTCACATGGTCCTCTAGCCTTGCTaaaagcaatttctaagtactACTGGCTGGTTTCTCccaatccccccaccccacccccccaaaaaaaaaaacaggaaaaaggaGAGTGCAGTTTCATTTTTCCAAGGACATCAAACCTGCAAGGTAAACTGTTTGAAGATAAAAGCTGGTTTGATTGCAGTTTTGTGTTGTGTACTGTGTCCAGTACTTTTGATTACCTTTTGTCCTTCCTGTTAAAGAAGTTGGGAGGAACACCTTTGAAATAAGTTATGCTTTTATAAAGAGCAGGTAAAGAACAGATAACTGTTCTGTTTGGGGGCCGTACCGAAGAGTGCTGAAAATACtgttgttcagggatcactcctcccctgaacactcaggaatcactcctggcagtgtgaggATTGTATGTAaggctgggatcaaatctgggtcggccgtgtgcaatgcaagcaccctacgcTCTGTACTCTCTTCAGCCCTAACGTGACATACTATATCTGCTGTCTTCTAGTATCCTCTCtacttttataaacattttttttattacttttgggggggctacacctggtgatgctcaggggtcactcctggctatgtgctcagaaatctctcctggcttgggggaccatatgggatgtcagggatctaacgaaggttcatcctggatcaccCACCCAACGCCATACtggtgtgctctctctctggcccaactttttttttttttggtggggtggagtcacatctggcagttgtcaggggttactcctggctctgtgctcagaaattgctcctggcaggcaccggggaccttataagatgctgggatttgaaccaccgttggtcctgggtccgatgcttgcaaggcaaatgccctactgctgtgctatctgtccagccatCCCCATCTGGTTCatcttttataaacatttataaccGAATataatagggactggagtgaaCAGCAGGTTTGCCACTTGCCTAGTAGCCTCCTCCCAACATTCCCCCctcaaatacaataaaaaaattaagcaagcaGAACAACACAGAGTCTCTATATGTCatttttactttgttctttttttttttttttaaaccacacctggcagaacttggattcttcctggatctgcactcaggaatcacttctattgGTGTttgcgggactatatgggatggaaTCATACCGGgttacacaaggcaagcaccttacttgctgtactatccctcagtTCCTCCCTGCTCCCCGTTTTTAATTTGGAGTGGTggtctacacccagtgatgctcagggattagtcctggctctgcattcaagaattacttctggtggtgctcaggggaccatgtgtgctgCTGAGAATCAAAACCGGGGTGAACCACCTgccagacaaatgctctacccactatctCCCTGGCTCATTTCAGATAATCTCGAACCTAGTCTCAAACCTGTGTATGGCTATAAAGTCAGCCGAGCATTATTTAGACAGCTCTTGAAGAACCGACTGGAATGCCAGGGCACAACTTTTCTTAATTGCCTAGGCACAGAAATTACATATTCTATTTATATTCCGTTCAGGTGGACAGATCACACAGCTTGTAGATAAATGCGAGACCACCAGTCTCCAGTATGTCCAGGAGGAAAGAAGGGTTGACATAAACacatttgtcttatttttgtgttttttggggccatacttgacactcagggattactcctggccctgctctcagaaatctctcctggcttgggagaccatatgggatgccggaggatcgaacctgggtctgtcctgggtcattcacgtgcaaggcaaacaccctactgctgtgccatcactttggccTTCAACACATTTAGTATTGACATAGACACTATTCATTTTCACCATTAgagaatatttcttcttttgtttctttggtttttggaccatagccaatggcactcaaggattacacttggctctgtgctcaggaatcactcctgacaagctcagggaacccaggttggccatgtgcaaggcaaacaccctccctgctgtgctcttactccagccccaagaatattTCTCTTAATCTTATCTTTGATTTCTTGTTTgactgcagttttttttttttttttttaaggatattttCTGGGAAGAGAGCTCAAAGGGTTAGAGTGCATACTTGAAGTCTTAGTTGATTGGTTCCTGTTTCATACCTACCCTTTTCCCCCAAATAAGACAGTGtctaatattaatttttgttcccAAAGATGCACCAGGTCTTATTTTTCagggatgtcttatttttccatgaaaaatgcggtacacatttattgttaaatgaaaataaaggaaatgtatTATCTGTATACAGTACAGTAGTAtggtagttgtcaacacaaaccagacaaTCTGACTCCTACAGACACCAGCCAGTCAGGGTGGCCCTAGCAACTAGTTaatggtaaattaatttttattctgagacAGAGCCTATGGGGGCTTTATTTTCgggggatgccttatatttcacccagaaggaaatctgtaagtaggtcttattttcttttttctttttttttgggggggtggggggtacacccgtttgatactcagggttactcctggctaagcactcagaaattgcccctggcttggggggaccatatgggacgctgggctagtgcttgcaaggtgtgacacttacctctagcgccacctcaccagccccaggccTTATTTTCGTGTTGGGTTcctgattcaaaaacaaaaggtGTGAAAAACTTCAGACTAGTTGCTCTTCCTTCCAGGATTTCTCTATCCTGCTTCTATAGTATGCAGCCTGTACTCTTTGAGATTAATCTGACTGCATCTTTGTCACCTGTATTGTCAGTCTCACTTGCTCACTTGGAGCTAGCTAGTATTCTGGAAGGTGAGAAAGAATTGTCAGACAACACTGCAAGGTAGAGTATCTCTGAAAGTGGTCTTTGAGAGTTCTGAAAGGCAGCCTTCAGTTTTCATACTGTGGTTTATCACTGTGATAATTGGGTGACAGGGACTAACCCGAACAAAAGGAATATAAGGGATTTAAGGGAAATTTTCCTAGAAAATTTGAGTTTATCTGGGTTGTGatactttgaaattttatttttttgtttttggacccacACCtgtttgtgttcagggcttattcctaattcTGAGCTACTGGTAGGCTAAGGAGATCACATGGgttaccaaggattgaaccctttcagccacgtgcaaggcaaatgtcctattcgtTGTACTATTCATCTATCATTTTAGTCCAATCAAGCTTTTTGATTCCATACCCTACCATATGACTCTTTTATACCCATTATCTCATTTCACCCTTATAGTAACATtttgagccagagagagaaatagaggggaAAGTAAAAAGGATTTCTGGTAGTAATATAGTGGCAAGAGTCAGAGGCCTTGGATCTCTCTGGCATGGAGGTGAAATATCTGTATATATCTAACTTCTAGATCCAATACTATCATAAGCCTGGGGCCCAAAGTGCAACAATtaaacttaaaggggccagagattaGGTAGGGTGTACAGAgcatagggtgcttgtcttgcacaaggccaacccagattcaatctgggcacctcatatggtcccctgagcccacccaggagtgatctctgagtgcagagcctactcagccctgagcactgctgggtgtgacacaagcCATTTCCACCCCAATGTGAACAGACCAGGAGTCAGGTTGGAGTTTAGGGATGCTCTGGTATAAGTAGTGGAGAGATTGGAGCCGGTTGGTGTGAGTGGAGGTGGAGTCATATTGTGCCTGAAGACCACTGTAAACCATGTATATTAAGATGtctaaatgaatgaaaaataacatttttgggggagtcacacctagtggccctcaggggttactcctggctctatgctcagaagttgctcctggcaggctctggggaccatataggatgctgggattcgaaccaccatctgttcgaattagctatgtgcaaggcaaacaccctgccactgtgctatctccagccctgaaaaagaaattttaaaaggcaCTTTTTGAAATAGGTTGAAATAAGTtctggttggggccggagagatagcatggagggtaaggagtttgcctttcatgcagaaggtcatcagttcgaatcccggcgtcccatatggtcccccgagcctgccaggagcgatttctgagcgtagagccaggagtaacccctgagcggtgccgggtgtgacccaaaaaccaaaaaaaaaaaaaaaaaagaaataagttctGGTGAGGCAGCCAAAGCTCTCGGTTAAAAGATTTGCTGAAAGGCACCAGCCTCTTTCTGCCGAGGTAAAAGCCTCCCCCACATCTCCTGATAGGTCATTGCTGTACCTTACCCGACTCCAGCTCTTTATTATTCCCATTCCCAGTTGCATCCTGCTGTTCACTGCATTTGTACCTTTATGATTCTGTTGTAGAGAGAAGTGGAGATCCTGATGTTTCTCAGTGCCATCGTGATGATGAAGAACCGCAGAGCCAGTAAGTCTTTCACCTGGTGCTGAGTCTCTCGTGCTCAGCCCTGCTGCCCCTCGGAGGGACTCCGGTCATGTCAGGGAGGACCATCATTCAGAGAACAAGCCCATGCCAACCtgaatttaattttggttttgagggttattttttgtttgtttttgtggagcTGGCCACAGAATTCAGCCAGGAatgctaactcctggctttgtactctgggattactcctgatggacttgggggatcatctggggatcctgaaattgaacctgggttgtgcAAGACTAGAGCCCTACATACTGCACTAGATCTCTGGGGTGtgatctttgattttgttttctcttttctactctccattttaaaatattctaggaggggctggagcgatagggtGCTTACTTGCCTTAGTTGTGTCTGACCTGGATTCAGGTCCTGgattcccatatgatcacccaagccctccaggagtgattcctgagcataaagccagaagtaacccttaagcttcgctgagtatggcccccaaactaaaatgaaGCAACAAAAAATCGAAGTGTTATAGGAAAAGCAACCTCTAAGTAGCTAGTCAAATGCAGCCTTGCCTGACCTGTGATGTCTTTGTGTTTCAGTCACTGTGGAACAACATGTGGGCAACATCTTCATGTTTAGTAAGGTGGCCAATGCAATTCTTTTCTTCCGCCTGGATATTCGCATGGGCCTGCTGTATATCACCCTCTGCATCGGTAAGGAGACCCCAAGATTGGGTGGGAGGGATCAGTTTTCAGTTCCAAACCAGTTTCTCCATATCCTTTCCTACCTTAAAACTAATTACAGGATAATTATGTGTGGTTCTGATATAAAAATCTatggaggagggaaggaatgtGTCAGTGACCTGTGACTGTATGAGTCTATTGAGTGCCTTGCAGTCTGCAAGGGTTGAAAGGAAATCCCCTTCCCAAGGCCTTGTATGTTCTCTGTGACACCTTTTCTGTGTTTAGTGTTCCTGATGACCTGCAAACCCCCTCTCTACATGGGTCCCGAGTACATCAAGTACTTCAACGATAAAACCATTGATGTGAGTTTCTTGGGAGCCTGTGTGGGTGACTGTAACTGTACTTTCTCCTTGTTAGGAGGAGCTACCGAGCTTTGGGGGGGAAGTCTTCTTAGGGGATCTGGAGATGGAGGGAGATCCCTGAACTCATCCCTAAACTTCATCTGGTTCTAAATCAGGCTGAATGTTGGGAGCCCTATAAGCTGGCttactcttcctttcctatgcATGGCAGGAAGAGCTGGAGCGGGACAAGAGGGTCACCTGGATTGTGGAGTTCTTTGCCAATTGGTCTAATGACTGCCAATCATTCGCTCCTATCTACTCCGACCTCTCCCTTAAGTGAGTAGTgcaaagggagggaaaaagaatgTTGAGCTGACTTTCCAcccttttcaattttattttgttttgttttgggccacatccaaaggCTCACACATTcatggctaactcctggctctgcactcaagaatcactcctgttggtgcctgagtgataggatgtttgccttgcatgcagctgacctgggactgacctgggttcaatccttccatcccatatagtacccctcacctgccaggagtgatttccgagtgcagagccaggagggagggagggagggagggagaaaggagagagaagaaagaaagaaggaagggaaagggaacgaaggaagagagaaagaaaagaaaaagaacaaaagattcactcttggcagggattgggagaccagatgggggtgccaagatcaaacctgggtcaaccacatgcaaggcaagcacactgccAAGCTATCCTGAGTCTCTGGTGCCCTTTCATTGTTTTTTGACCTTCATATTGCCCATTGTAACCACAGGCTCTCTCTTTCGCCCCAGATAATCTGTATTCCCACTTCACTTTGATCCATTCTCTCTCTAACTATGCTAAACAACATTTCCAGGTACAACTGCACTGGGCTCAATTTTGGGAAGGTGGATGTTGGCCGGTACACTGACGTGAGCAAGCGGTAAGGACTTGGGCAGAGCCACTGGGCGGAATCACTCTGAGCGATGCCCTCAGTCGTCTTCACAGTGGCCTTGCCCGGTCTCTTAGGTACAAAGTGAGCACTTCGCCTCTCACCAAGCAGCTGCCCACCTTGATCCTATTTCAAGGTGGCAAAGAAGTCATGCGGCGGCCACAGATTGACAAGAAAGGACGAGCGGTCTCTTGGACTTTCTCTGAGGTATAAGACAGTGAGCAAAGTCTGGGGAAAGGGCATAGAGCAGGGGTTGGGCATTGGAGTGGGCACTAGGGGGGGTCCTAGCATGGCCACTTGCTTACTTTTCTGGCTTCCAGAATATGGACTAATAATTAGATCTCGCTCTTTAATTTAcccagcaaacaaaaaaacaactttgtttcttgggctggagtggttgtatagcggtagggtgtttgttctGTGTGcggcagacccgggttcgatcccttaGTACCACAGACAGTCCCTTATGCTCagtcaggagtgctccctgaattcagagccagtagTTAGCTCCTGATcacagctaagtgtggccccaaacccacccACTccccatctttgtttttttttgggtcacacccagagggtTGCTAGATTTGTTACTCTTACTGGAGAGTTGGGAGAACCGTGGGGTGTTGAGGAGTGAacttgggtctcctgcatgcagagtTTCACTCTAGCCTTTTGAGCCAGTTTTTATTATGCCTCTCTTACTGACTAGGAGGGAAATTCTGTTTCAGGGCTCTTGTGTCTGTAGTTTATTGCTCCTTAGCAATAAATTGGAGACAGTGATACTTGTTTCACAGTCAAGTTTTTCAGGCtatagggctggaatgatagctgGAGtgacagaggtagggcatttgccttg contains:
- the TMX2 gene encoding thioredoxin-related transmembrane protein 2 isoform X3, whose translation is MAVLAPLIALVYSVPRLSRWLAQPYFLLSALLSASFLLVRKVPPLCSNLPTQREDGNPCDFDWREVEILMFLSAIVMMKNRRAITVEQHVGNIFMFSKVANAILFFRLDIRMGLLYITLCIVFLMTCKPPLYMGPEYIKYFNDKTIDEELERDKRVTWIVEFFANWSNDCQSFAPIYSDLSLKYNCTGLNFGKVDVGRYTDVQSEHFASHQAAAHLDPISRWQRSHAAATD
- the TMX2 gene encoding thioredoxin-related transmembrane protein 2 isoform X2, with the protein product MFSKVANAILFFRLDIRMGLLYITLCIVFLMTCKPPLYMGPEYIKYFNDKTIDEELERDKRVTWIVEFFANWSNDCQSFAPIYSDLSLKYNCTGLNFGKVDVGRYTDVSKRYKVSTSPLTKQLPTLILFQGGKEVMRRPQIDKKGRAVSWTFSEENVIREFNLNELYQRAKKLSKTGDNIPEEQPETPRAVTDGESKKDK
- the TMX2 gene encoding thioredoxin-related transmembrane protein 2 isoform X1, with product MAVLAPLIALVYSVPRLSRWLAQPYFLLSALLSASFLLVRKVPPLCSNLPTQREDGNPCDFDWREVEILMFLSAIVMMKNRRAITVEQHVGNIFMFSKVANAILFFRLDIRMGLLYITLCIVFLMTCKPPLYMGPEYIKYFNDKTIDEELERDKRVTWIVEFFANWSNDCQSFAPIYSDLSLKYNCTGLNFGKVDVGRYTDVSKRYKVSTSPLTKQLPTLILFQGGKEVMRRPQIDKKGRAVSWTFSEENVIREFNLNELYQRAKKLSKTGDNIPEEQPETPRAVTDGESKKDK